The sequence below is a genomic window from Monodelphis domestica isolate mMonDom1 chromosome 2, mMonDom1.pri, whole genome shotgun sequence.
agaattccatcaccaacatataccacaatttgttcagccattccccaattgatgggcatctcctcattttccaattttttgccaccacaaagcacagctaggaatattcttgtacaagtctttttccttattatctctttggggtccaaacccagcagttctatggctggatcaaagggcagacagtgttttagtGCCTTTTAGGCATACTTTCAAATTGCcaaccagaatggttggatcaattcaccttTCCAACTGGTGGAATTTATAATATAGCTTGTTTGTTGAAAACTTCCAAATCACTGGTGTTCATGATTTCAGCGTGAGTGATGAAGTGGTTCTTAGACTTTATAAGTTAATCAGACCGGCTCATCTTATCACCTCATGATTTTGATTTAAAGAGTTAATATGTGCTCTATTTGAATTAAATATAGAaacataggttttttaaaaaaagttgaaagacaaatttaaacaatatacattgaggaaaagaaaatatgagaagggtCTAGAATCTTATCTTGACctttattttactatttcttataatatttaattaaatatagctAAGAAGTAGTATGCTATAATGGATTGAGGGCCAGCCTTTTAGTCaagaagatttggattcaaatgttTCCTCTGAGACAAATTAGTTTTGTGGTCCTGAGCAATTCATCAGACCTCTCAGAGCATCAAACAATTCTCACAAATatgatttacaaaataaatattaatacataTCAGTGAAGGTAGTTTCTATTTTGGGATTTCCCTACAgtgatataattttaaagaagatggagggagagaagaattatgaagaagaaggaggagggggaagaggagaagaagaagaatcaaTTACAAAAGGGGGTCACAAAATGTGTAACTGATCACTTATTTAACAACCAGAATGTTGAATGACTCTGAAAAGAGTGacatacaactgaaaaaatactacaaaaacaaagtagaaatgtagttcaaaagaaataatagactTATTAAATAATCTACTGAGTTTAAAAGTGAATTTGGTCAtctatacacaaatacacatacacatatacattcatTTACATGCATACAAGAAAAGTATTCCAAatcatgattcattttttcttgtgcaggaattttaagagaaaatttaaggaattaaGAGTTAAGAGAAAAGCAAATACCATTTTAAAATAACAGTTTGCTCCCAAAGACCTTTGTGATTCCTTAATGAAGTTGAGAATCTGCAGCTAAAGTTATATGTATAGTTAAAACCtgaataaatacttttatttttatttaattatttatttgtattatatgccatgtatatatatatatatatatatattcatatatatatacatgacttcttgtaaagagaaaaatctttcttcctatcagttgaaaaaaaaaaaaacaagatagaCCCCCTAAAAAATCTAAACCACAAAACATTCGAAAGGTTTACAGACTGAGGTAGGAAGAGCAGGGAGGCCTGGAGGGATGCCTGTCCGGGTGTGCTCATCTGTAGGATGGGAGTGAAGGAGCAGGGGGTAGGAAAGCCCTGGGAAGCACCGGTGGGCCTCAGTCTGGGCAACGCTCAGAGGAAGGGTAGACTcagctttcccccctccctcccccctgtctCGGACTGGCGCCCCTAGAGACTGACCGCCACCACTGTTGGGTGCAAAAGCCTGCCTTGATCTCTGGGGTCTCCTGGAGGAAGCTTCAGCCTCAGAGTCCGAAGAGAGATACTCACCGCTGTCTCCTGCAGCGGGGGGTTTACAGATGGATTCAGCAGAAAAGACAACTAATAGAAGTGAACACAAATCCaggaagtttttaaaaagtctaataAGGAAGCAACCCCATGACCTCTTGCTGGTCATTGGATCAGGCGTCAGTGCAGCTGTGGCCCCTGGCAACCAGGCCCTTAACTCCTGGAAGAGCTGCATCGAAGCCGTCCTTGAAGCAGCGGAACAACTAGAGGTCCTGCACCCAGAAGATGTCgcagaattaaaaagaaagtgaagaaagacCGAGACTTGCTTGTAGTTGCTCATGACCTGATCCGAAAGATGTCACCTCGCACGGGGGATACCAAACCCAACTTCTTTCAGGACTGCCTGATGGAAGTCTTTGACAACTTAGAACAGCACATTCAGAACCCCACAGTGCTGCAGTCCATCCTTACCCTAATGGAACGTGGGACCATGGTTCTTACCACCAACTATGACAACCTTCTGGAGATCTTTGGCCAACAACAGAATAAGCCCATGGAATCTTTAGATCTGAAGGATAAAACCAAGGTTCTCCAGTGGGCCAGAGGACACATGAAGTACGGAGTTCTTCACATTCATGGCTTATACACAGAGCCTTGTGGGATGGTTTTGGATCCTTCAGGATATAAAGATGTGACTCAGGACCCAGAAGTAATGGTATGCTGTCAGGACCAGCAGGGACCACCTGGTTGGTGGTCCCAAGGGGAAGTTCTTCAGAACCTGTACCGGACCAAGTCCTTTCTGTTTGTGGGATGTGGTGAAATGCTGAGAGACCAGATCTTCCTGGCCCTCTTCCTTTACTCGGTCCAGGACAAGGTGGACTTGGAGCATTTCATAGTGGTACTCAAGGAGAACGAGGACCATTTCTTCAAGCACCAGGCTGATATGCTTCTGCATGGCATCAAAGTTGTCTCCTATGGGGGCTGCTTCGACTACTTCCCAGAGTATGTGCAGGACCTTGCGACCCAGATCTGCAAACAACGAAGTCCAGATGCTGATCGAGTGGACAGTACAACATTATTAGGGAATGCCTGCCAGGACTGTGCCAAGAGAAAGCTCGGAGAATACAGCATTGATGTTCCCAAGAGAATCCGCCAGTCAGATCCAGATGACTCTGGAGGGTCCTGAGATCCCCAGACTCCCAGAGACCTGTGCCTGGAAAACCAACCTCTAAGTAGCCACAGTGCAGGACCCACACTCAAGACACCGACACCGGAGGGCATCACCTACCCCGCCAACCCTATGAGAGCCCCAAGGAGTGTGGCCCGGGTGGGGCCACCTCTCTGTGCGCTTAACTACTAGCAATCAAcatttttaccttttcaggtaagaactggaaagaactgaaGGACCACTGTCTCAGGGATAAAGTCcaatgatggcaaaaaaaaaagaaagaaaggtttacAGGCTGAGAAATTTTATAGAGTCtgataaaattaataaagaatagAATTAAGACAATTTATTAACTTCCAATCTTGCAGAACATTTAGTAGTCTTTCTCCAGAATAACTCACTGCCCTCTCATCCAATGCAAACTACCTTTTTGTGGCACCTTTAGACTGCAAGCAGGTAGGTATCAATGTTATATGAGAAACTATTTCAGGCAGATACAAATGACTGTGCAAGTTTCTGGGAGCTATAGCTTCAAAGGAATAGAAGAGAGGAACCTCAAGGCAGAAGCAGTGCTGAAGAAtgagaaagtgaaaggaaaaagagagggaggaggaatttGTCTTTGTTTTAGTGATAAATGATCAAGAAagcagaagaggagaaagaagaaaatatgagtgATAACAGGTGATTATGACAGTGACACATTACTatagaattcagagaaaaataaaaaagaatacaaatttaaaaaataaagatgcagTTTGTGCAACTGAATACAAAAATACGCATGAGATGAAATGAAAGGTTTCACTGAAACTCAACTTATACCTTCTACTCTCCTCTTTACTATCCCATTCCTGTTGCCCAATGCATTATTTCTGGGCTCAGCTCTCTCTTTGAAGTTGGGAAGGGACTTTTTTTTGCCTCCAGCAGACCCAGGAATGGCAGCTCAGAATAAACTCATCTGAACCAAGCCACAACTGTCCCacagagaattttaaaagattgGAAGCATCTTGTGATCATCTTTACCAACTCTTTGCTTCCAAGTAGGTATTCACCTAAGAGTTCCCCAGAAGGTTACTCTGTACATAATAGCAGAGCATGTGTTTCTATATGGATACACTGAAGGCAAAAGAAGAcatatgctttttttaaaaaattaaaatcatatggCCTTATTTTTTCTAACAAATTAAGGTTTCATAGCATAATTATTTTTTACTAAAGGTCATGTAAATGTCTTCTCTCTTATAGCTTTGTTTCCTCAATCCATTTTTTCACATatactatttattaagcaccaactactATGCAGTAGCCACTGACCTTAGGTTTTCTggatacaaacaaaaaagaaaaggaaaatctgctatatataaaaaaattaaagataatttctgcctcccaaataaaaagaaatataaaaaaaaatttctacagTGTTCCCTTTTCAGTTTGCTAGAAGCTTGCCCATCTTTAgttattctcctttcctcttttcctttgatttttcttttcttttgttggtATTAaacatttcattcatgtctgactcttcatgactttattTGGTGGTTTCTGGACAAAgacactgaagtagtttgccatttccctctctagttcattttataaatgaggaaactgaggcaaacaaggttaagtgagttgcctggggtcacacagctagtaagtagctgaggtcaaatttgaactctgggagATGTCTTCTTGTCTTCAAGCCCGGCATTCTATCTACTCTGACACCTACCTTTTAATATAGTGGCATTCAGTATGTAAATAATCAtagttctgctgatttcactaCATATGACTTTCATGCCTGTctttatttattcactcatttgcTGAGCATTCTTTAAGTTCTACTAGTTCTGACTTTACACTAAATCCTAgggattcaaaaacaaaaaggaaattgtcATGTCTCTCAAGAACCTTATATTCtactagaaggggaaaaaatagatggGCTACAGAGTCAGTGGTGTAGTATAACAGCCAGAAAAGTTCTTATGGATTTGGACTACATTAAGAGACACCCAACTTCAAGGTTGTAATACCTAGTACTGGTTGAACCCTATCAGAAAAATTGTGTTCCTCTATGGGCACTACATTTTATGAAGGGTATTGTTAATCTAGAGAGTTTCCagatgaaggaaataaggaagttgaAAGAGTTTAAGCTTCTGTCATATAAGGATAGAATGAAAGGATTGACTGTTTAACCTGGAAAAGTActcagggaagaagaaaaagtagatTATTATCTGCAAGCATCTGAAAATGCATTGCATGGAATAGAAATAAGATTTGTTATGTTTGGAATGGGAGGAAAGACTTGGAAGTAATGGgatagagggagacagagaggagttATAAAACAGGCAAATTCAGGCTTCATTTTTAGCTTTCTCATAATTGGAACCAAATGGTATGGTAGATTGTCCTTCATTGGAAACTTTCTAGCAGAATAAATACATGGAAGGCTATAGGGTAATAGGGATTTGGTGGTGGGAGTGGGTATGGATCATAATAGATGGCCActgaagtcctttccaaatcTAATTTTGTAATGCT
It includes:
- the LOC100020515 gene encoding LOW QUALITY PROTEIN: protein FAM118A-like (The sequence of the model RefSeq protein was modified relative to this genomic sequence to represent the inferred CDS: inserted 1 base in 1 codon); translation: MDSAEKTTNRSEHKSRKFLKSLIRKQPHDLLLVIGSGVSAAVAPGNQALNSWKSCIEAVLEAAEQLEVLHPEDVAEXKKKVKKDRDLLVVAHDLIRKMSPRTGDTKPNFFQDCLMEVFDNLEQHIQNPTVLQSILTLMERGTMVLTTNYDNLLEIFGQQQNKPMESLDLKDKTKVLQWARGHMKYGVLHIHGLYTEPCGMVLDPSGYKDVTQDPEVMVCCQDQQGPPGWWSQGEVLQNLYRTKSFLFVGCGEMLRDQIFLALFLYSVQDKVDLEHFIVVLKENEDHFFKHQADMLLHGIKVVSYGGCFDYFPEYVQDLATQICKQRSPDADRVDSTTLLGNACQDCAKRKLGEYSIDVPKRIRQSDPDDSGGS